One genomic window of candidate division KSB1 bacterium includes the following:
- a CDS encoding DUF4276 family protein, translating into MRVATGHPKPEPQYSIDAQAIIGLLKNNFQTLKNEQVEIEPRGFKGKDDFMKKVPALVKDTFETFRYRRHEFEIFFIALRDTDTNDGRKIAGIRRKLAEKIKKLIGAQEFQRVHIMFAVQAIEAWVLADEQKLNEYLGVTNKAKHENEPEKIPNPKQIVQNLFAQCDLEYTPQQLLDLLPQLQVSELLRCKHFKEFYACVQNIVDGVV; encoded by the coding sequence TTGCGAGTTGCAACGGGGCATCCCAAGCCGGAACCGCAATACAGCATCGATGCGCAGGCGATCATCGGGCTTTTGAAAAATAACTTTCAGACGCTAAAGAACGAGCAGGTGGAGATCGAACCCCGCGGCTTTAAAGGCAAAGATGACTTCATGAAAAAGGTGCCTGCTCTTGTCAAGGATACCTTTGAAACATTTCGCTACCGCCGGCATGAATTCGAGATATTTTTCATTGCTTTGCGAGATACGGATACAAATGACGGCAGAAAGATAGCGGGTATTCGCCGCAAGCTCGCTGAAAAAATCAAGAAATTGATTGGGGCGCAGGAATTTCAACGGGTGCACATCATGTTCGCCGTGCAAGCCATTGAAGCGTGGGTTTTGGCGGACGAGCAGAAGCTGAATGAGTATCTTGGGGTGACGAACAAAGCCAAGCACGAGAACGAACCGGAGAAAATCCCCAACCCCAAACAAATCGTCCAAAATCTCTTTGCGCAATGTGATCTGGAATACACGCCTCAACAGTTGCTTGATTTATTGCCCCAGCTTCAAGTCTCGGAACTCTTGCGCTGCAAACATTTTAAAGAGTTTTACGCCTGTGTGCAAAATATCGTTGACGGCGTGGTGTGA